The following proteins are co-located in the Spinactinospora alkalitolerans genome:
- a CDS encoding nuclease-related domain-containing protein — translation MPGAARRWSLRGAAAVAAGLLAGLLTADWRIGATFAVAVLIAFQVHSSRRRSEIPHWRRPSAAQRRTEAQLKVMKRVGYRVLHARRTPGGNGQIDHFVVGRRGAFAIDSEAWDKRLPLRNKLEKLYHGRFSKNERIDEALDEARKAERLISEELGRPITVRASLAIYGPTMPWDSHRLRGVDIITGTKVRRWLRAGKDRLSDREIEEIYLAAEKVLPPRG, via the coding sequence ATGCCGGGAGCCGCCCGGCGCTGGTCGCTCCGCGGCGCCGCCGCCGTCGCCGCCGGGCTGCTGGCCGGGCTCCTCACCGCCGACTGGCGCATCGGCGCCACGTTCGCCGTGGCCGTCCTGATCGCCTTCCAGGTCCACTCCTCCAGGCGCCGGTCCGAGATCCCGCACTGGCGCAGGCCCTCGGCCGCCCAGCGTCGCACCGAGGCCCAGCTCAAGGTCATGAAGCGGGTCGGCTACCGCGTCCTGCACGCCCGCAGGACCCCCGGCGGCAACGGCCAGATCGACCATTTCGTCGTGGGCCGGCGCGGCGCGTTCGCGATCGACTCCGAGGCGTGGGACAAGCGGCTCCCGCTGCGCAACAAGCTGGAGAAGCTCTACCACGGCCGGTTCTCCAAGAACGAGCGCATCGACGAGGCGCTGGACGAGGCGCGCAAGGCCGAGCGGCTGATCAGCGAGGAGCTGGGCCGCCCGATCACCGTGCGGGCGTCGCTGGCCATCTACGGGCCCACCATGCCCTGGGACAGCCATCGGCTGCGCGGCGTCGACATCATCACCGGCACCAAGGTCCGCAGGTGGCTGCGCGCCGGCAAGGACCGGCTCAGCGACCGGGAGATCGAGGAGATCTACCTGGCGGCCGAGAAGGTCCTGCCGCCGCGGGGCTGA
- the ilvD gene encoding dihydroxy-acid dehydratase: MPALRSRTVTHGRNMAGARALMRASGVEREDFGKPIVAVANSFTQFVPGHVHLREVADVVAGAVREAGGVPREFNTIAVDDGIAMGHGGMLYSLPSRELIADAVEYMVNAHCADALVCVSNCDKITPGMLLAAMRLNIPTVFVSGGPMEAGKVTVVDGTATKVRKLDLINPMIASADESVSQAELDEMEEAACPTCGSCSGMFTANSMNCLTEAIGLALPGNGTVLATHVARKRLYEDAGRLVVEAANRYYRDDDESVLPLSIATPAAFGNAMALDVAMGGSTNTILHLLATATEAGVKFGLPEIDELSRRVPCLCKVAPNTEKYHIEDVHRAGGIPAILGELARGGLIDTSLPTVHGKTVAEFLAEWDLGSDSVDTEAVELFHAAPGGRRTTKAYSQDARWDSLDTDREAGCIRSVEHAYTADGGLAVLSGNLAPDGAIVKTAGVEEELWTFTGPAKVFESQEDAVEGILNKRIEPGDVVVIRYEGPKGGPGMQEMLYPTSFLKGRGLGKACALITDGRFSGGTSGLSIGHASPEAAAGGDIALVRDGDVISIDIPNRGLALEVAAEELAERRRALLEELGGFRPKDRQRPVSAALRAYAAMATSASTGAARDVTQLEQRGL; this comes from the coding sequence ATGCCCGCGCTTCGCTCACGCACGGTCACCCATGGCAGGAACATGGCCGGCGCACGCGCTCTCATGCGCGCGTCCGGCGTGGAACGCGAGGACTTCGGCAAGCCGATCGTCGCGGTGGCCAACAGCTTCACCCAGTTCGTCCCGGGCCACGTGCACCTCCGCGAGGTCGCCGACGTGGTGGCCGGGGCCGTGCGCGAGGCCGGCGGCGTGCCGCGGGAGTTCAACACCATCGCCGTCGACGACGGCATCGCCATGGGCCACGGCGGCATGCTCTACTCGCTGCCCAGCCGCGAGCTGATCGCCGACGCCGTCGAGTACATGGTCAACGCGCACTGCGCCGACGCGCTCGTGTGCGTCTCCAACTGCGACAAGATCACCCCGGGCATGCTGCTGGCCGCCATGCGGCTGAACATCCCGACGGTGTTCGTCTCCGGCGGCCCCATGGAGGCCGGCAAGGTCACCGTGGTCGACGGCACCGCCACCAAGGTCCGCAAGCTGGACCTGATCAACCCGATGATCGCCTCCGCCGACGAGAGCGTCTCCCAGGCCGAGCTGGACGAGATGGAGGAGGCGGCCTGCCCCACCTGCGGCTCCTGCTCCGGCATGTTCACCGCCAACTCGATGAACTGCCTCACCGAGGCCATCGGCCTGGCGCTGCCCGGCAACGGCACGGTGCTGGCCACGCACGTCGCGCGCAAGCGGCTCTACGAGGACGCCGGCCGCCTCGTCGTCGAGGCCGCGAACCGCTACTACCGCGACGACGACGAGTCGGTGCTGCCGCTGTCCATCGCCACCCCCGCGGCGTTCGGCAACGCGATGGCGCTGGATGTGGCCATGGGCGGCTCCACGAACACGATCCTGCACCTGCTGGCCACGGCCACCGAGGCGGGCGTGAAGTTCGGGCTGCCCGAGATCGACGAGCTGTCGCGGCGGGTGCCCTGCCTGTGCAAGGTCGCGCCGAACACCGAGAAGTACCACATCGAGGACGTCCACCGGGCCGGCGGGATCCCGGCGATCCTGGGCGAGCTGGCCAGGGGCGGCCTGATCGACACCTCGCTGCCCACCGTCCACGGCAAGACCGTGGCGGAGTTCCTGGCGGAATGGGATCTGGGCTCCGACTCGGTCGACACCGAGGCGGTGGAGCTGTTCCACGCGGCCCCGGGCGGTCGGCGGACCACCAAGGCCTACTCCCAGGACGCCCGCTGGGACAGTCTGGACACCGACCGCGAGGCCGGCTGCATCCGCTCGGTCGAGCACGCCTACACCGCCGACGGCGGTCTGGCGGTGCTGTCCGGCAACCTCGCCCCCGACGGCGCGATCGTCAAGACCGCGGGCGTCGAGGAGGAGCTGTGGACGTTCACCGGCCCGGCCAAGGTGTTCGAGAGCCAGGAGGACGCGGTCGAGGGCATCCTGAACAAGCGGATCGAACCCGGCGACGTCGTGGTCATCCGCTACGAGGGCCCCAAGGGCGGCCCCGGCATGCAGGAGATGCTCTACCCGACCAGCTTCCTCAAGGGCCGCGGCCTGGGCAAGGCGTGCGCGCTGATCACCGACGGCCGGTTCTCCGGCGGCACCTCGGGGCTGTCCATCGGGCACGCCTCCCCCGAGGCCGCGGCGGGCGGTGACATCGCCCTGGTCCGCGACGGCGACGTCATCAGCATCGACATCCCGAACCGGGGCCTGGCGCTGGAGGTCGCGGCCGAGGAGCTGGCCGAGCGCCGCCGCGCCCTGCTGGAGGAGCTGGGCGGCTTCCGCCCGAAGGACCGGCAGCGCCCGGTGAGCGCGGCGCTGCGCGCCTATGCGGCGATGGCGACGTCGGCCTCCACCGGTGCCGCCCGCGACGTCACCCAGCTGGAGCAGCGGGGCCTGTAG